A single genomic interval of Streptomyces graminofaciens harbors:
- a CDS encoding PhzF family phenazine biosynthesis protein has translation MTDFDVLRVFCGPGGGYGNELGVVREGSVMPDRTDRQTFAAKLGFSETVFVDDPERGVIDIYTPTLRLPFAGHPCVGTAWLLDVPELVTPAGVVGARLDGEFSWIEALPEWAPPRTFRQYGSAVEVDDLTVPPPGEWIYAWAWEDEAAGRVRARAFPGRDDGIDEDEATGAAALQLTAQLGRALNITQGTGSQILTAPQPHGWVEVGGRVFLER, from the coding sequence GTGACTGACTTCGACGTGCTCCGGGTGTTCTGTGGACCCGGCGGCGGATACGGCAACGAACTGGGCGTCGTCCGTGAGGGCTCCGTGATGCCCGACCGCACCGACCGGCAGACCTTCGCCGCCAAACTCGGTTTCAGCGAGACCGTGTTCGTCGACGACCCCGAGCGCGGTGTCATCGACATCTACACCCCCACGCTCCGTCTGCCCTTCGCCGGCCACCCCTGCGTGGGTACGGCCTGGCTCCTCGACGTGCCCGAACTGGTCACCCCGGCCGGTGTCGTCGGAGCCCGGCTGGACGGGGAGTTCAGCTGGATCGAGGCGCTGCCCGAGTGGGCCCCGCCCCGCACGTTCCGCCAGTACGGCTCCGCCGTCGAGGTCGACGACCTGACGGTCCCGCCGCCCGGCGAGTGGATCTACGCCTGGGCCTGGGAGGACGAGGCGGCGGGCCGCGTCAGGGCGCGGGCCTTCCCCGGCCGCGACGACGGTATCGACGAGGACGAGGCCACAGGTGCCGCCGCCCTCCAGCTGACAGCCCAACTGGGCCGGGCCCTGAACATCACCCAGGGCACGGGCTCCCAGATCCTCACGGCCCCGCAGCCGCACGGGTGGGTGGAGGTGGGGGGCCGAGTCTTCTTGGAACGCTGA
- a CDS encoding heme oxygenase (biliverdin-producing) — MDPFSTLIRTASHEQHTEAESTTFMGDMLGGKLGVEAYTRYTEQLWFVYEELESGAPALADDPVAGPFVQPELMRLAALERDLAHLRGPGWRSTLTALPATEAYAARVAECARTWPGGYVAHHYTRYLGDLSGGQIIRDRAEKTWGFAKKGDGVRFYVFEDIANPAAFKRGYRELLDRVRVDDLEKQRIVSECKRAFALNTAVFLALGEEFPLSA; from the coding sequence ATGGACCCGTTCTCGACACTCATCCGCACCGCCTCGCACGAGCAGCACACGGAGGCCGAGTCCACGACCTTCATGGGCGACATGCTGGGCGGGAAACTCGGCGTCGAGGCGTACACGCGGTACACCGAGCAGCTGTGGTTCGTGTACGAGGAACTGGAGAGCGGCGCGCCGGCACTGGCCGACGACCCGGTCGCCGGGCCCTTCGTCCAACCCGAGTTGATGCGGCTGGCCGCGCTGGAGCGGGACCTCGCGCATCTGCGCGGACCGGGCTGGCGGTCGACCCTCACCGCCCTTCCGGCGACCGAGGCGTACGCGGCGCGGGTCGCCGAGTGCGCGCGTACGTGGCCGGGTGGATATGTGGCCCACCACTACACGCGCTACCTCGGCGACCTCTCCGGCGGGCAGATCATCCGCGACCGGGCCGAGAAGACGTGGGGCTTCGCCAAGAAGGGCGACGGGGTGCGGTTCTACGTCTTCGAGGACATCGCCAACCCGGCGGCGTTCAAGCGGGGGTATCGCGAGTTGCTGGACCGGGTGCGGGTGGACGATCTGGAGAAGCAGCGGATCGTGAGTGAGTGCAAGCGGGCGTTCGCGCTCAACACCGCGGTCTTTCTCGCGTTGGGGGAGGAGTTCCCCCTGAGCGCGTAG
- the map gene encoding type I methionyl aminopeptidase, producing MSGQSLLAPGKLSPTRTVPGNIRRPEYVGKPAPTPYTGPEVQTPETIEAMRIAGRIAARAMAEAAKHIAPGVTTDELDRVAHEYMCDHGAYPSTLGYRGFPKSLCTSVNEVICHGIPDSTVLRDGDIVNLDVTAYIGGVHGDNNATYLVGNVDEESKLLVERTHESLTRAIKAVRPGRQINIIGRVIESYAKRFGYGVVRDFTGHGINSSFHSGLIVPHYDSPHATTVIQPGMTFTIEPMLTLGSHDYDMWDDGWTVVTKDRKRTAQFEHTLVVTDTGAEILTLP from the coding sequence ATGTCTGGCCAGTCGCTGCTCGCACCGGGGAAGCTCTCCCCCACCCGAACCGTCCCGGGAAACATCCGCCGACCCGAGTACGTGGGCAAGCCCGCACCCACGCCGTACACCGGACCGGAGGTGCAGACGCCCGAGACGATCGAGGCGATGCGGATCGCCGGCCGGATCGCGGCGCGGGCGATGGCCGAGGCGGCCAAGCACATCGCGCCCGGTGTCACCACGGACGAGCTGGACCGGGTCGCGCACGAGTACATGTGCGACCACGGGGCCTATCCGTCGACGCTCGGCTACCGAGGCTTCCCCAAGTCGCTGTGCACCTCGGTCAACGAGGTCATCTGCCACGGCATCCCCGACTCGACCGTGCTGCGCGACGGCGACATCGTCAACCTCGACGTGACGGCGTACATCGGCGGTGTGCACGGGGACAACAACGCCACGTACCTGGTGGGGAACGTGGACGAGGAGTCCAAGCTCCTGGTCGAGCGGACCCATGAGTCCCTCACCCGCGCCATCAAGGCGGTCAGGCCGGGGCGGCAGATCAACATCATCGGGCGGGTCATCGAGTCGTACGCCAAGCGGTTCGGGTACGGGGTCGTGCGCGACTTCACCGGGCACGGGATCAACTCGTCGTTCCACTCCGGGCTGATCGTCCCGCACTACGACTCCCCGCACGCGACGACCGTGATCCAGCCCGGGATGACGTTCACGATCGAGCCGATGCTCACGCTCGGGTCGCACGACTACGACATGTGGGACGACGGCTGGACGGTCGTGACCAAGGACCGCAAGCGCACGGCCCAGTTCGAGCACACGCTGGTGGTGACGGACACGGGCGCGGAGATCCTCACGCTGCCGTAG
- the npdG gene encoding NADPH-dependent F420 reductase — MTSTDSAQQPVAKAPAKDPFDLPDVSGLVVGVLGGTGPQGKGLAYRLARAGQKVIIGSRVADRAQAAAEELGYGVEGADNADTARRSDIVIVAVPWDGHGKTLESLREELAGKLVVDCVNPLGFDKKGAYALKPEEGSAAEQAAALLPDSRVTAAFHHLSAVLLQDPEIEEIDTDVMVLGELRADVEIVQALANRIPGMRGIFSGRLRNAHQVESLVANLISVNRRYKAHAGLRLTDV; from the coding sequence ATGACCTCTACCGACAGTGCACAGCAGCCGGTCGCCAAGGCCCCGGCCAAGGACCCCTTCGACCTGCCCGACGTCTCCGGTCTCGTCGTCGGTGTCCTCGGCGGCACCGGGCCGCAGGGCAAGGGGCTCGCCTACCGCCTCGCCAGGGCCGGCCAGAAGGTGATCATCGGCTCCCGGGTCGCCGACCGCGCGCAGGCCGCCGCCGAGGAGCTCGGATACGGAGTCGAGGGCGCCGACAACGCCGACACCGCCCGCCGCAGCGACATCGTGATCGTCGCGGTGCCGTGGGACGGCCACGGCAAGACCCTGGAGTCGCTGCGCGAGGAACTGGCCGGCAAGCTCGTCGTCGACTGCGTCAACCCGCTCGGCTTCGACAAGAAGGGCGCCTACGCGCTGAAGCCGGAGGAGGGCAGCGCCGCCGAGCAGGCCGCCGCCCTGCTGCCCGACTCCCGCGTCACCGCCGCCTTCCACCATCTGTCCGCCGTACTCCTCCAGGACCCGGAGATCGAGGAGATCGACACGGACGTCATGGTCCTCGGCGAGTTGCGCGCCGACGTCGAGATCGTGCAGGCACTGGCGAACCGCATCCCCGGCATGCGCGGCATCTTCTCCGGCCGACTGCGCAACGCCCACCAGGTGGAGTCGCTGGTCGCCAACCTGATCTCCGTCAACCGCCGCTACAAGGCCCACGCGGGGCTCCGCCTCACCGACGTGTAG
- a CDS encoding site-2 protease family protein gives MTTAASRRSDRRISPVFVGIVAVMAVTGWATWTGFSEVPGIAVFLFVTSAWIVSLCLHEYAHARTALHGGDITIGAKGYLTLNPLKYTHALLSIVLPVVFVIMGGIGLPGGAVFIERSRIQGRWKHSLISASGPLTNVLFAAVCTAPFWLGVTDGVPRAFLFALAFLALLQVTAAILNFLPVPGLDGYGVIEPWLSYRIRRQVEPLAPFGLLLVFAVLFIPTVNEAFWDVIDAFMRGLGVQDVLADCGFRLYRFWTEDSDICLTVQ, from the coding sequence ATGACCACCGCCGCGTCCCGCCGGAGCGACCGGAGGATCAGCCCTGTCTTCGTGGGGATCGTGGCCGTCATGGCGGTCACGGGATGGGCCACCTGGACCGGGTTCTCCGAGGTGCCGGGCATCGCCGTCTTCCTGTTCGTGACGTCCGCCTGGATCGTCTCGCTCTGTCTGCACGAGTACGCCCACGCCCGTACGGCCCTGCACGGCGGGGACATCACGATCGGCGCCAAGGGATATCTGACGCTGAACCCGCTGAAGTACACGCACGCCCTGCTCAGCATCGTGCTCCCCGTCGTCTTCGTGATCATGGGCGGTATCGGTCTGCCGGGCGGCGCGGTCTTCATCGAGCGGAGCCGGATCCAGGGGCGCTGGAAGCACAGCCTGATCTCGGCCTCGGGTCCGTTGACGAACGTCCTGTTCGCGGCGGTGTGCACGGCCCCGTTCTGGCTGGGCGTGACGGACGGGGTGCCGCGGGCCTTCCTGTTCGCTCTGGCGTTCCTCGCGCTGCTCCAGGTCACGGCGGCGATCCTGAACTTCCTGCCGGTGCCGGGCCTGGACGGCTACGGGGTGATCGAGCCGTGGCTGTCGTACAGGATCCGCCGGCAGGTGGAGCCGCTGGCGCCCTTCGGGCTGCTGCTCGTGTTCGCCGTGCTGTTCATCCCCACGGTGAACGAGGCGTTCTGGGACGTGATCGACGCGTTCATGCGCGGGTTGGGCGTGCAGGACGTGCTCGCCGACTGCGGCTTCAGGCTGTACCGCTTCTGGACTGAGGACAGCGACATCTGCCTCACTGTTCAGTGA
- a CDS encoding AfsR/SARP family transcriptional regulator has protein sequence MDPVRYRILGTTQALHTDGTPVPVGGARLRALLTVLALRPGRTVPAALLVDEVWAANPPADAGGALQALVGRLRRALGPDAVDSVNGGYRLAAAPDDVDLYRFGRLADEGARALADDDPAKALTVLDDALALWQGPPLADLPDRTAEAARWETRRLDADRTRLTAALALGRAEQSLPALTALCDTHPLDEPLQSLRLRALRDTGRPAEALAAYEDIRQLLADRLGTDPGPELRALHGELLTEGPQAPSGARGTARPTTTNPHPPHTPNLPSSPARGRRGGAHGGGERPAPRPVGNLRARLTSFVGRDTDINTIRADLTTARLVTLLGPGGAGKTRLSQETGEAMAEAVPDGVWLAELAPVDDPAGVPEAVFTALGARETVLRGAGAEEMRHIADRHDDPLARLAEYCARRRMLLILDNCEHVVAAAAHLAEQLLQRCPGLTVLATSREPLGVPGELVRPVEPLPQPHALRLFADRGASARPGFTIADDPEAAAEICRRLDGLPLAIELAAACLRMLTPRQIADRLDNRFRLLTSGSRTVLPRQQTLRAVVDWSWELLDEDEREVLRRLSVFAGGCDLAAAEAVCGPAALEALGSLVDKSLVVAAPSAGGEMRYRLLETVAEYAGERLDEVGARPAAEHAHLTYYRELARTTDPLLRGPGQRAAIDLLGMEYENLRTALRHAVAWQDEQEAICLTLSLGWYWQMRDLKTEARHWSAQVKELGPNPFTAPARPVPDLLERCTDNPPPMRPEVLDEARRGVHLIHLACMDMELEAWETPEAQEKLNVVSETYTPGQPQSCRFPGIVWFYAVLLSGGMDRVRAVVDANVETARALDDDWELAYSLQMRANIAANRSDWASDATRDADEALEIFARIGDAWGTAEALSARGEAMERRGRFGPAAADFEQAIEYADRLGARAQRGILSVRLGSVLIDAGEAERGEKLLYDVLAGDHQAAREAVPAARLFLAFRLGRTGRVAEAREQLTLLREEFSAYAFVVFAGFVLGVEAYLNVMDGNHEAAVEKIREALERCADPLSQMITPHMPAIQLVTAALAVAGLDGGARARDAARILGAADALLPPGHFSSPMEVESRTRAEADTRAALPDDGTYETAYAEGGALSLEEATALV, from the coding sequence ATGGACCCCGTGCGCTATCGCATCCTCGGCACCACCCAGGCCCTGCACACCGACGGCACCCCCGTCCCGGTCGGCGGCGCCCGTCTGCGCGCCCTGCTGACCGTGCTCGCGCTGCGACCGGGGCGTACGGTGCCCGCGGCGCTGCTCGTCGACGAGGTGTGGGCGGCGAACCCGCCCGCCGACGCCGGGGGCGCGCTGCAGGCACTGGTCGGCCGGCTGCGCAGGGCGCTCGGCCCGGACGCCGTGGACTCGGTGAACGGCGGCTACCGGCTCGCCGCGGCGCCCGACGACGTCGACCTGTACCGCTTCGGACGGCTCGCGGACGAGGGCGCCCGCGCGCTGGCCGACGACGACCCGGCCAAGGCGTTGACGGTCCTCGACGACGCGCTGGCCCTGTGGCAGGGCCCGCCGCTGGCCGACCTGCCCGACCGTACGGCCGAGGCCGCCCGTTGGGAGACCCGCCGCCTCGACGCCGACCGCACCCGCCTGACCGCCGCGCTCGCCCTGGGCCGCGCCGAACAGTCCCTCCCGGCCCTGACCGCCCTGTGCGACACCCACCCCCTCGACGAACCCCTCCAGTCCCTCCGCCTCCGCGCCCTCAGAGACACGGGCCGCCCGGCGGAAGCCCTGGCCGCCTACGAGGACATACGCCAATTACTGGCAGACCGCCTGGGCACGGACCCGGGCCCGGAACTGCGTGCGCTGCACGGCGAGTTGCTGACTGAAGGGCCGCAGGCCCCTTCAGGGGCGCGGGGAACCGCGCGACCAACCACAACAAACCCGCACCCGCCACACACACCGAACCTCCCGAGCTCCCCGGCGCGGGGTCGACGAGGCGGAGCCCATGGCGGGGGCGAAAGACCCGCCCCCCGCCCCGTGGGCAACCTCCGCGCCCGCCTCACCAGCTTCGTGGGCCGGGACACCGACATCAACACCATCCGCGCCGACCTCACGACCGCCCGCCTCGTCACCCTCCTCGGCCCCGGCGGCGCCGGTAAGACCCGCCTCTCCCAGGAGACCGGCGAGGCCATGGCCGAAGCCGTCCCCGACGGCGTCTGGCTCGCCGAACTCGCCCCGGTCGACGACCCGGCGGGCGTTCCGGAGGCGGTGTTCACCGCCCTCGGCGCCCGCGAGACCGTACTGCGCGGCGCCGGCGCCGAGGAGATGCGGCACATCGCCGACCGCCACGACGATCCCCTCGCCCGCCTCGCCGAGTACTGCGCCCGCCGCCGGATGCTCCTCATCCTCGACAACTGCGAACATGTCGTGGCCGCCGCCGCCCACCTCGCCGAGCAGCTGCTCCAGCGCTGCCCGGGGCTCACCGTGCTCGCCACCAGCCGCGAACCCCTCGGCGTACCGGGGGAGTTGGTGCGCCCGGTGGAGCCGCTGCCGCAGCCGCACGCGCTCCGGCTGTTCGCCGACCGGGGGGCCTCGGCCCGGCCCGGGTTCACGATCGCCGACGACCCGGAGGCGGCCGCCGAGATCTGCCGCCGGCTCGACGGTCTCCCGCTCGCGATCGAGCTGGCGGCGGCCTGCCTCCGCATGCTGACACCTCGCCAGATCGCTGACCGGCTCGACAACCGCTTCCGGCTGCTCACCTCCGGCAGCCGTACCGTCCTGCCCCGCCAACAGACCCTGCGGGCCGTCGTCGACTGGTCCTGGGAGCTGCTCGACGAGGACGAACGGGAGGTGCTGCGGCGGCTGTCCGTCTTCGCCGGCGGCTGCGACCTCGCCGCCGCCGAGGCCGTGTGCGGGCCCGCCGCACTGGAGGCGCTCGGCTCGCTCGTCGACAAGTCCCTCGTGGTCGCGGCCCCTTCGGCGGGCGGCGAGATGCGCTACCGGCTGCTGGAGACGGTCGCCGAGTACGCCGGCGAACGGCTCGACGAGGTCGGCGCCCGCCCCGCCGCCGAGCACGCCCACCTGACGTACTACCGCGAACTCGCCCGCACCACCGACCCGTTGCTGCGCGGCCCCGGCCAGCGCGCGGCGATCGACCTCCTCGGGATGGAGTACGAGAACCTCCGTACGGCCCTGAGACACGCCGTCGCCTGGCAGGACGAGCAGGAGGCGATCTGTCTGACGCTGTCGCTGGGCTGGTACTGGCAGATGCGTGACCTGAAGACCGAGGCCAGACACTGGTCCGCGCAGGTCAAGGAGCTCGGCCCGAACCCCTTCACGGCGCCCGCCCGCCCCGTCCCGGACCTGCTGGAGCGCTGCACGGACAACCCGCCCCCGATGCGTCCGGAGGTGCTGGACGAGGCTCGGCGCGGCGTCCATCTGATCCATCTCGCCTGCATGGACATGGAGTTGGAGGCCTGGGAGACGCCCGAGGCCCAGGAGAAGCTGAACGTGGTCAGCGAGACCTACACCCCCGGCCAGCCGCAGAGCTGCCGCTTCCCGGGCATCGTGTGGTTCTACGCCGTACTGCTGTCCGGCGGTATGGACCGGGTCCGTGCGGTCGTCGACGCCAACGTCGAGACCGCCCGGGCCCTCGACGACGACTGGGAACTGGCCTACTCCCTCCAGATGCGGGCCAACATCGCCGCCAACCGCAGCGACTGGGCGAGCGACGCCACCCGTGACGCCGACGAGGCCCTGGAGATCTTCGCCCGGATCGGCGACGCCTGGGGCACCGCGGAAGCCCTCTCCGCACGCGGCGAGGCCATGGAACGCAGGGGCAGGTTCGGGCCCGCCGCGGCCGACTTCGAGCAGGCCATCGAGTACGCCGACCGGCTCGGCGCCCGCGCCCAGCGCGGCATCCTCAGCGTCCGTCTCGGCAGTGTGCTCATCGACGCCGGCGAGGCCGAGCGGGGCGAGAAGCTGCTGTACGACGTGCTGGCGGGCGACCACCAGGCCGCCCGCGAGGCAGTGCCCGCGGCCCGCCTCTTCCTCGCGTTCCGCCTTGGCCGCACCGGACGGGTGGCCGAGGCCCGTGAGCAACTGACTCTGCTCCGCGAGGAGTTCAGTGCCTACGCCTTCGTGGTGTTCGCCGGGTTCGTGCTCGGCGTGGAGGCCTACCTGAACGTGATGGACGGGAACCACGAGGCGGCCGTGGAGAAGATCCGGGAGGCGCTGGAACGGTGCGCGGACCCCCTGTCCCAGATGATCACCCCGCACATGCCCGCCATACAGCTGGTCACGGCCGCCCTGGCCGTGGCGGGCCTGGACGGCGGCGCCCGTGCCCGTGACGCGGCCCGCATCCTCGGCGCCGCCGACGCGCTGCTGCCGCCCGGCCACTTCTCCAGCCCCATGGAGGTCGAGAGCCGCACCCGGGCCGAGGCCGACACCAGGGCCGCCCTGCCGGACGACGGAACGTACGAGACGGCGTACGCCGAGGGCGGCGCCCTCTCCCTGGAGGAGGCCACCGCCCTGGTGTGA
- a CDS encoding ABC transporter permease: MSATTLPTSTDDVRIPLRGHLRHTGALVRRNLLWIRQDPESMADALLMPVIFTLLFVFVFGGSIGQALGGGQDQYVQYVIPGMIAMMSMTLSQGVGTGFSQDFNSGVMDRFRSLPIGRGSVLFAKISVELLRMLFATAVLMVVAVLVGFDITNWGGLLATVALSTVFASSIMWVFLTLGVVMKSAQSVQAMGFLVLFPLQFGSSIFAPTGSMPGWLQHFTDYNPLSTLADAARGLMVGGPVAHDLWVTLGWSAAITAVMAPVAIHKFKTKS; this comes from the coding sequence ATGAGCGCCACCACCCTCCCCACCTCCACCGACGACGTCCGCATCCCGCTGCGCGGGCATCTGCGGCACACCGGTGCCCTCGTCCGCCGCAACCTGCTGTGGATCCGGCAGGACCCGGAATCGATGGCCGACGCGCTGCTGATGCCGGTCATCTTCACCCTGCTGTTCGTGTTCGTCTTCGGCGGCTCGATCGGGCAGGCGCTGGGCGGCGGACAGGACCAGTACGTGCAGTACGTGATCCCCGGCATGATCGCGATGATGAGCATGACGCTGTCCCAGGGCGTCGGCACCGGCTTCAGCCAGGACTTCAACTCCGGTGTCATGGACCGCTTCCGGTCCCTGCCGATCGGGCGCGGCTCGGTGCTCTTCGCGAAGATCTCGGTGGAGCTGCTGCGGATGCTGTTCGCGACCGCCGTGCTGATGGTCGTCGCCGTGCTGGTCGGGTTCGACATCACCAACTGGGGTGGCCTGCTCGCGACCGTGGCCCTGTCCACGGTGTTCGCCTCGTCGATCATGTGGGTGTTCCTCACCCTGGGCGTGGTCATGAAGAGCGCGCAGTCCGTGCAGGCGATGGGCTTCCTGGTGCTGTTCCCGCTGCAGTTCGGCTCGTCGATCTTCGCCCCGACCGGGTCGATGCCGGGCTGGCTCCAGCACTTCACCGACTACAACCCGCTGTCCACGCTCGCCGACGCGGCGCGCGGACTGATGGTCGGCGGCCCGGTCGCGCACGACCTGTGGGTGACGCTGGGCTGGTCGGCGGCGATCACGGCGGTGATGGCGCCGGTCGCGATCCACAAGTTCAAGACGAAGAGCTGA
- a CDS encoding ATP-binding cassette domain-containing protein, protein MTRIDKETSGAQGAVTVRGLVKHYGETRALDGVDLDVREGTVMGVLGPNGAGKTTLVRILSTLLSPDSGRATVAGYDVLRQPRQLRRVIGLTGQYASVDEKLPGWENLYMIGRLLDLPRKDARARADELLERFSLTEAAKRPASTYSGGMRRRLDLAASMIGQPAVLFLDEPTTGLDPRTRNEVWDEVKRMVGDGVTVLLTTQYMEEAEQLASELTVVDRGKVIAGGGIDELKAKVGGRTLRVRPVDAVQLRPLAAYLDDLGITGLATTTVDSESGTLLVPILSDEQLTAVVGAVTSRGITLSSITTELPSLDEVFLSLTGHRASAPQDTVPADDREEVAV, encoded by the coding sequence ATGACGCGAATCGACAAGGAAACCAGCGGCGCGCAGGGCGCTGTCACCGTACGGGGGCTGGTCAAGCACTACGGCGAGACCAGGGCGCTGGACGGTGTCGATCTGGATGTGCGCGAGGGCACCGTGATGGGTGTGCTCGGGCCGAACGGGGCCGGCAAGACCACCCTCGTGCGGATTCTGTCCACTCTTCTGTCCCCCGACTCGGGCCGGGCGACCGTCGCCGGATACGACGTCCTGCGGCAGCCCCGGCAGCTGCGCCGGGTGATCGGGCTCACCGGGCAGTACGCCTCCGTCGACGAGAAGCTTCCCGGCTGGGAGAACCTCTACATGATCGGGCGGCTGCTCGACCTGCCCCGCAAGGACGCCCGTGCCCGGGCCGACGAACTGCTGGAGCGGTTCTCGCTCACCGAAGCGGCCAAGCGCCCGGCGAGCACGTACTCCGGCGGTATGCGGCGCCGGCTCGACCTCGCCGCGTCGATGATCGGGCAGCCCGCCGTCCTCTTCCTGGACGAGCCCACCACCGGACTCGACCCGCGGACCCGCAACGAGGTGTGGGACGAGGTCAAGCGGATGGTCGGGGACGGGGTCACCGTGCTGCTGACCACCCAGTACATGGAGGAGGCCGAGCAGCTGGCCTCCGAGCTGACCGTCGTCGACCGGGGCAAGGTCATCGCGGGCGGCGGGATCGACGAGCTGAAGGCCAAGGTCGGCGGGCGGACCCTGCGGGTGCGGCCGGTCGACGCGGTGCAGCTGCGGCCGCTCGCCGCGTACCTCGACGACCTCGGCATCACCGGCCTCGCCACCACCACCGTGGACTCCGAGTCCGGCACCCTCCTCGTGCCGATCCTCAGCGACGAGCAGCTGACCGCCGTGGTCGGCGCCGTCACCTCGCGCGGGATCACGCTGTCCTCCATCACCACCGAACTGCCCAGCCTGGACGAGGTGTTCCTGTCCCTCACCGGCCACCGCGCCAGTGCCCCGCAGGACACCGTGCCCGCCGACGACCGCGAGGAGGTCGCCGTATGA
- a CDS encoding phosphotransferase enzyme family protein produces MTRLLAHGMGTVPVDPDWPPLTEADVHALVGPARVLWHSPRRLSAAALVEQDGRRLFVKRHHIDVRTPQGLAEEHAFLRYLREHGAPVVEVLGAAERGEWVYEVHTAGVGTDLYRDALSWSPFASTGHARAAGAALAGLHLAAEGFDAPRRRPQHLVSSFTVFAAVDPEAALEEYIRARPALAVALKNRPWREDLRAVHLPFYEELLPYLGRLEPLWTHNDLHASNLLWNESTGRVATVLDFGLSDRTTAVHDLAAAIERNTVQWLDPARPVRLDDVDALIDGYTSMRPLSPTECEALPALLPLVHAEFALSEMGYFHAVTRSVENTALAYDLFVDHARWFESEDGALLMKRVRERALDQWT; encoded by the coding sequence ATGACCAGACTTCTCGCCCACGGAATGGGCACAGTCCCCGTCGACCCCGACTGGCCCCCGCTCACCGAGGCCGACGTGCACGCGCTCGTCGGCCCGGCCCGCGTGCTCTGGCACAGCCCCCGCCGGCTCTCCGCCGCCGCACTCGTCGAGCAGGACGGCCGACGGCTGTTCGTGAAACGGCACCACATCGACGTACGCACCCCACAGGGCCTGGCCGAGGAACACGCCTTCCTGCGGTATCTGCGGGAGCACGGCGCACCCGTCGTCGAGGTGCTCGGCGCCGCCGAGCGCGGGGAGTGGGTGTACGAGGTGCACACCGCCGGGGTCGGCACGGACCTGTACCGGGACGCGCTGTCCTGGTCCCCGTTCGCCTCCACCGGCCACGCCCGCGCGGCCGGTGCCGCCCTCGCCGGGCTCCACCTGGCCGCCGAGGGGTTCGACGCGCCGCGCCGCCGGCCCCAGCACCTGGTCTCCTCGTTCACCGTGTTCGCGGCGGTCGACCCCGAGGCCGCGCTGGAGGAGTACATACGGGCCCGGCCCGCCCTCGCCGTCGCGCTCAAGAACCGGCCCTGGCGGGAGGACCTGCGCGCGGTCCATCTCCCCTTCTACGAGGAGCTGTTGCCGTACCTCGGCCGCCTCGAACCCCTGTGGACGCACAACGATCTGCACGCCTCCAACCTGCTCTGGAACGAGAGCACCGGCCGGGTCGCCACGGTCCTCGACTTCGGCCTCAGCGACCGTACGACCGCCGTCCACGACCTGGCCGCCGCGATCGAACGCAACACCGTGCAGTGGCTCGACCCCGCCCGCCCGGTCCGCCTCGACGACGTGGACGCGCTGATCGACGGCTACACGTCCATGCGACCGCTGAGCCCCACCGAGTGCGAGGCGCTGCCCGCGCTGCTGCCCCTGGTCCACGCCGAGTTCGCGCTCTCCGAGATGGGCTACTTCCACGCGGTCACCCGGTCGGTCGAGAACACGGCCCTCGCGTACGACCTCTTCGTGGACCACGCCCGCTGGTTCGAGAGCGAGGACGGGGCACTGCTGATGAAGAGGGTCCGCGAGCGGGCCCTCGACCAGTGGACCTAG